From a single Canis lupus baileyi chromosome 14, mCanLup2.hap1, whole genome shotgun sequence genomic region:
- the LOC140603534 gene encoding USP6 N-terminal-like protein: protein METVRRLLRKLPIELPCDRQTFGDTCAPDLACRDPTLLLSPVAQYSYLLIPQCIKRRRSQSDRSQGHSLASPPTIISAPAHWETSPPSVSTMQEDPETLLALQRANIVAQYHQAHQAGSPQDLSLCKVTDHQGFLQDKELSGPSPCEAKKLRQETQRVDKWIKMLKRWDHYLPSEKEMKEAALVSSRDIMQIDLDVNRTFRSHTMFWDRYRVGQGALFHMLAAYSVNDTEVGYCQGMSEIAAILLMFLPEEDAFWALA from the exons ACCTTCGGAGACACTTGTGCTCCGGATCTGGCTTGCCGTGACccgactctcctgctctccccagtAGCCCAGTACTCCTATCTCCTCA taccccagtgCATAAAGAGGAGGCGCTCACAAAGCgacaggtcacag GGACACTCGCTGGCCAGCCCACCCACCATCATCTCTGCACCGGCCCACTGGGAGACGTCACCCCCGAGCGTCAG cACGATGCAGGAGGACCCGGAGACCCTGCTGGCCTTGCAAAGGGCCAATATTGTGGCCCAgtaccatcag GCGCACCAAGCAGGGTCTCCACAGGACCTGTCACTGTGCAAGGTCACCGACCACCAGGGCTTTCTGCA GGACAAGGAGCTGTCCGGCCCCAGCCCCTGCGAGGCCAAG AAACTCCGCCAGGAGACCCAGCGCgtggacaaatggataaaaatgctcAAGCGATGGGACCACTACCTCCCCAGCGAGAAG gaaatgaaggaggcggccctggtctcctcccGGGACATCATGCAGATCGACTTGGATGTCAACCGGACGTTCCGCAGTCACACCATGTTCTGGGACCGCTAcagggtcgg gcagggagccctgttCCACATGCTGGCGGCCTACTCGGTGAACGACACG GAGGTGGGCTATTGCCAGGGCATGAGCGAGATTGCGGCCATCCTCCTCATGTTCCTGCCCGAGGAGGACGCCTTCTGGGCGCTGGCCTAG